A window of Synechococcus sp. WH 8109 genomic DNA:
ATCCCGCCGCGATCCAGCGGGCCTTGCCCCAGCGGCCGGATGTGGTGGTGACTAATGGGGCGGCCCCGGTGCGCTGGCAATTGGGAGCCGACTCTGGTCAGCAGGCCGCCTTTCAGCTCCCCAGCGTCGTCGACACCACAGGTGCTGGCGATGCCTTCACGGCCGGGTTGCTGCACCGCTGGGCTGCCGCGTCTCAGGAGCGCATTCGCTTTGCGGCTGCCTGCGGGGCCATGGTCTGCGGCGGGGCCGGTGGTATCGATCCCCAGCCCACGCAGGCTCAGGTGGAGGCGTTCCTGGGGGGGGTGAGCTGAGCCAGTCGGCCCTCGTCCTGGTGACGCAGCTCGAGTCGCCAGGCCTCGGCCAGATCGATCCCCAGCCGTTCCGGCCACTCCACGGCCATCAACGCCCCGGTGGCGCGGGCTTCCTCCTCCTCCTGAAGAAACAGTTCATCGGCGGAGGCCGGTTGCTCCAAGCGATAGAGATCAAGATGCACCAGCTGCGGTTCCCCCTGGGGGTAGTGCTGCGCCAGGGCAAAGGTGGGGCTGGTGATCGCTTCGCTGATCCCGAGACCTTCTGCCAGGCCCTGCACCAACGATGTCTTGCCGGCCCCCAGGGGGCCGCTCAACAGCAGGATTGCGCCCTTCGGAAGCTCGCGCGCCAGCAATCGGCCCAGGGCTCGAGTCGTCTCAAGGGTCTCAAGGGACCAGACATGCCTTGTAGAGTTCAGATCTAGCGAGCCCGAAGCCTCGGCGTCTCTGCAGAGATTCAACTCCACGATTGCTTTAGGGAGCATTAGATCCATGGTGGCAGCGCCCACGTCCCCTGCTGAGCTGAAGCTCGGCGTTGATTGCGTCATCGCCGATATCAACCAGGCCGATTTCGGCCGCAAGGAACTCGACATTGCCGAGACCGAGATGCCCGGTCTGATGGCGCTGCGCGAGAAGTACGGCAGCGAGAAGCCCCTCAAGGGTGCTCGCATCGCCGGCTCCCTGCACATGACAATTCAGACCGCGGTTCTGATCGAGACCCTGGTGGAGCTCGGGGCCGAAGTGCGCTGGGCCTCCTGCAACATCTTCTCCACCCAGGACCATGCCGCTGCGGCCATCGCCGCACAGAGCATTCCGGTCTTCGCCGTCAAAGGTGAGACCCTGGAGGAGTACTGGGATTACACCCACCGCATTCTCGAGTGGGGTGATGGCGGGTCCCCCAACATGATCCTGGATGACGGTGGCGATGCCACTGGTCTGGTGATGCTTGGCAGTAAGGCCGAGCAGGACATAACGGTTCTGGATAATCCCGGCAACGAAGAGGAGACCTTCCTCTTCGCCTCGATCAAGAAGAAGCTGGCCCAGGACCCCAGCTTCTACTCCCGTACCAAGGCCCAGATCCAGGGCGTGACCGAGGAGACCACCACGGGTGTGGCGCGTCTCTACAAGATGCAGAAGAGCGGTGAGCTGCCCTTCCCAGCCATCAACGTCAACGACTCCGTCACCAAGAGCAAGTTCGACAACCTCTACGGTTGTCGCGAGTCGCTGGTGGACAGCATCAAGCGCGCCACCGACGTGATGGTGGCGGGCAAGCAGGCCCTGGTGATCGGCTACGGCGATGTGGGCAAGGGATCGGCCCAGTCCCTGCGTGGTCTCGGTGCCACCGTCTGCATTGCAGAAGTAGATCCGATCTGCGCCCTGCAGGCCGCCATGGAGGGCTACCGCGTCGTCCGTCTCGAGGACGTGGTCGAAGACATGGACATCTTCGTCACCGCCACCGGCAACTACCAGGTGATCCGCAACGAGCACCTGGTGAAGATGAAGGACGAAGCCATCGTCTGCAACATCGGTCACTTCGATAATGAGATCGATGTCGCCTCCCTCAAGGAGTACGAGTGGGAGAACATCAAGCCGCAGGTGGACCACATCACCCTGCCAAGCGGCAACAAAATCATCCTGTTGGCGGAAGGCCGCCTGGTGAACCTGGGCTGCGCCACCGGCCACCCCAGCTTTGTGATGAGCAACTCCTTCACCAACCAGGTGTTGGCACAGATCGAGCTGTTCACCAAGGGTGATGAGTACGCCAAGGAGGTGTACGTGCTGCCCAAGCATCTCGATGAGATGGTGGCTCGCCTTCAC
This region includes:
- the tsaE gene encoding tRNA (adenosine(37)-N6)-threonylcarbamoyltransferase complex ATPase subunit type 1 TsaE; the protein is MLPKAIVELNLCRDAEASGSLDLNSTRHVWSLETLETTRALGRLLARELPKGAILLLSGPLGAGKTSLVQGLAEGLGISEAITSPTFALAQHYPQGEPQLVHLDLYRLEQPASADELFLQEEEEARATGALMAVEWPERLGIDLAEAWRLELRHQDEGRLAQLTPPRNAST
- the ahcY gene encoding adenosylhomocysteinase, with protein sequence MVAAPTSPAELKLGVDCVIADINQADFGRKELDIAETEMPGLMALREKYGSEKPLKGARIAGSLHMTIQTAVLIETLVELGAEVRWASCNIFSTQDHAAAAIAAQSIPVFAVKGETLEEYWDYTHRILEWGDGGSPNMILDDGGDATGLVMLGSKAEQDITVLDNPGNEEETFLFASIKKKLAQDPSFYSRTKAQIQGVTEETTTGVARLYKMQKSGELPFPAINVNDSVTKSKFDNLYGCRESLVDSIKRATDVMVAGKQALVIGYGDVGKGSAQSLRGLGATVCIAEVDPICALQAAMEGYRVVRLEDVVEDMDIFVTATGNYQVIRNEHLVKMKDEAIVCNIGHFDNEIDVASLKEYEWENIKPQVDHITLPSGNKIILLAEGRLVNLGCATGHPSFVMSNSFTNQVLAQIELFTKGDEYAKEVYVLPKHLDEMVARLHLGRIGAKLTELSKDQAEYINVPVEGPYKPDHYRY